ATATCAGCAGATTTCTTTTCAGTTTGACTTGGTAAGTTTTTATCTGAAATGAAACCAAAATTCATAAGAGAGCATCAATCAAATCACTTAAACGTCTGCaatttccaatcttcccatttcccccctccccctcttttccACCAAAACAAAATGTAAGCTAAAACAAAAACCACTGTCCTCCCCATCCAAccctgaaaataaaacaaatcgAGCTCTAATGAGTCTTTTCATAAAGTGCACTGTCCCTGGTAGTGGACCATAGGGTTAATGCGAAAGAAAGTGTGGACCCATTGCTTAATGTCAGAGATGCTGAAGAGATTAAATAAATCCAGACTGGGTCATGGTCTACAGAGGAAaacaacagaaaaaaagaaaCATGAAGTGACTGCCTCAACAAGGTTGCATCAGTACACATAGGCTTCATTGTACGGATGGGGGTTGCAGCAGCCACTATCTTGTATGTATGTCATGTTTTCATCAAAATGGGAAAGAGGGACAGTGTCCTCTTCATTAATGTGACGCTCCATGTCAGTTTTCAGCACGGGCCTCTGGTTGTCGGGGAAAGCCATCGAGAAAAGCGCTTCAGGGTCACACACAAATTTGTAGACGTATCTTTCTCCAGCAacctaaaaaaaataagaaacatTTTCTCATGAAGATTAGATCTTCAAGACGCATGGAAAACATCATTAGAATGAaataaccaaagatcagtaataCCTGAATGCAAcagcacaaatttaaaaaaaattaaaagtttgttCTGTAATCTTATAAATCATAGTTTTACAGCACCAAAATGGGCACATCAGCCCAACTTGGCCATGATAATTAAGTTATCTACCCAAGTTAGTCCCATTTACCGATGTTcgctccatatccttctaaaactttcctatccatgtagatGTCTAagtatcttttaaatgttacaactgTACCCTCCTctgtcacttcctctggcagcttgttccatgtacccttcaccctctgtgtggaaaaaggtgTTCTTCAGATCCATTTTAAATCTTACACTTCTCACTTTAGACCTATGCACTCTTGTTtcagactcccctaccctgggaaaatgatCATGAGTGTTGACCTTACCTACAGTATGTCcattattattttataaattttgtaagatccatccctcagcctccaagACACCAGGAGGAAGTCCCAGCTTATCCAggttctccttataattcaagcctgccAGTCTCAGtaatattcttgtgaatctcTTCCATACGCTTTCCAACTTAATGAAATATTTCCTGCAAGTGGGTGACCAggctgcccacaatactccatgtgtggGCTCATCAATGTTATAGGAACTTCTCTCTGCAGCAACATCAAGATGGAGCAGCTGCATTTTTCTCATTAGCTCCGTAACAATTTGGAATCTCCCTTAATTGTATCAAAGAATCAAATAAGGTCTTATCCTCGACATGTATTAGAAGCTCAAGTGCGAAATGTTGGTTTGTATttttactgtttgacctgctgattttctccagcaatgtgttttttatCTATGCTGCCTCCAAGGACACAGGAACAGATTGTGTATTTGTTGTAATGCAGGGACTTTGCTGTTCTTTCATCTCTACGGCATTCAGCTCAAGAGTGAGCTTTTGTCTCTGGCCATAAAGATCTTCTGAAATAATCCTGACCTGTCCAAATACATGTTGGGCACAAAACCTCTGGAGGTAAAGTCTAAATAGGAAATTGATAGCCAGTGTTGCCCAGATAAGCCTTGAGTTTGGAGGAAGCAAGTACATTGGGAAAATGTACACGTGTCTATGCCAActatgatgccaatttaaactaatcccatctgcctgcacatggtctCTATCTCTCCACACTGCTtgttcatgtgcctgtccaaatgcattttaaacactgccattgtatctgcttccaacaCCTGTCCTGCCAGCACATTGCAGCACCtacacactttaaaaaaaaaaatcctccctaATTCTCCTTGAAACTCTCCCTTCCATCTAACCTTACAGCTATTCTCTCTAGTATTTAAGATTTCCACACTGGGTTTAAAAAATTCTAACTACCTTATCAATGTCTCACTTAATTTTATACACATCTCTCAAGTCGCACTTCAGTtttcaatgctccagagaaatgaTTCAAAGTCTGTTCAAATTCTCCTTTTAGCTAATACTCTAATTCATGCAACCTccaggtgaacctcttctgcaaccTTTCTGAGGCCTTCACAGCCTTCCAGTAATGCAGtgaacagaactgcacataatgctTCAAATGTGGCCCAACTGTAGTTTTATACACCTTCAACATGACTTGCCAACTGTTACACTGTGTAGTCCAAGTGATACCGTATTGCCTCTTCATCCTCCTGTCTGCCTGTATTGCCCTTAAGTGAGCTTTTGAAGCTCCCCAAGATCCTTCCATATTTAATGCTCCTAAGGATCCTGCCATTTGTGTTTCCTTCTTGCATTTGGCATCCTAAAGTGGGAGATAAACACTTGTTTATCTACCATTTCTCCACCCATATTTCCAACTGATCTGGGTCAAGCTGTATCCTTTGAGAAGTTTTCTCACTATCTATATAACCACAAACAAGAGGTCCCAGCACTTATCTCTGCAAAACACATTGGTAattgacctccaggtagaatagcACCCCTCATGCACTACCATCTAttgccaagccaattttgaatcaaaTTTAACAACACTCTTAGGATCCCATGTGCCTTAATATTCTGGATCAGCCtgctatgtgggaccttgttataTGTTCTAATAAAGTCTATATCTATGGACTTTGAAGTCCACAGGATCCACTGCCCGAACCTTGTCAATAATTTTGGTACtttctcaaaaaaattcaatcaactTTTAAGACATGACCTGCCCCATATAAAGCCACGTGGTGCATCCTTTAATATGTCAATATTTTTCCGGATGAGAGCAGACACTATTCATAAGAATTTTCTTTGATAATTTCACTACAATTGATTTAAAGGTCATTATTTTAAAACTTGCTAAATTATCCAATTGCCCATCTTCAACAAAAGAACATCATCAGCTCCTAACCTGTCCTCTGAGATGTCACCTTTGGCTGAAGAGGACATACTTGCACTGATACATATGACCAATGAATTCTCGCTAATCTCATTTCAATGTTATGGCCCCAGCAATTCTTTTGCTTGTCTCTCTCAACAACCTGGTTATGGAGTAAAATGGCGATCCTGGAgcttaatcattttttttaataagacCCAACAGCTCctcctttttatttaaatttttaaaaatttttcacactatgaaccatacagaccaaaatacacacaaacatttccctcttgaatacacacagtgtcattttctcccctttcccccctccccctccccctcccttccctccctccttcttgaAGTCGATGTGCTTGAGAATATTAGCAAAGCCCTCTCTGAGCTTGTCTCATCCCTGTCCTTCCTGGTGAATAATGGTACAATATTCTCATTCAGTAACTCACCCACTTGCTTTGACTCCTGTcataaattccctcctttgttCTTGATTGGTTCTACTCTCTTCCTAAATACATTTCCATTTTTAACATGCATAAAATGCCTTTCCTTAATTCTACTCAGCAAGAACCTCCTAAACTCTCTCTCAACCCTTGACTATGTAATCAAATATTACTCCAAATCTATCTTTAAATTTGATGTTACCACAGTGATATATCAAATAATAATGAGATGAGATGCAGGAAGGAAATTGAGAGGCTAGAGGCATAGTGTCAAGAAAACAACTCTATCAACATCAGTAAGACAAAGAAGCTGATCACAGACTTCATGAGTtagtggagggggaggtgggggggggggggagttgtggtGGGGAGAGAAGAGTTTGGGGAGTGATAGAACAGTCTCCTGTCCACATCAGTAGAGATGAAGTGAAAGCAGTAGACAGCTTCAAATTCAGGGGAGCAAATACTTATAGTGACCTGATCTGGACTAACTATATCAATGCAACAGTCAGGAAAGATTAACAAGGAGACTCACCAGGCCTGGATGGATTCAGTTAAGGGTCCTGTCTGATTTCAGCTTCCTAAACATTACACATGTTTCCCTTTAACTTTTTAACTAAATTTGCAATATCTCTCATCATCCAAGATTCCTAGACCTTGTCATCCTTGATATTGGTGCTGAGCATGACCTTCAAATGATTTCCACATGTCAGATGTAGCCTTCCCTAATATCAGCTGCTCTCAATGCATTCTCCTTAGCTGCTGCCTAATAACTTTGTAATTAGCCTTTCCCCATTTTAACACTTTCCTGTGAGGTCCACAAAATATAACTGAGAACTTGTGAAGTTATGACAACGGTTCCCAAAATGCTCTTTCACTGAAGACCACAGAATGAATTGAATCcatatttttcaaataaaattgAGGGAGATTCATTTTGTATTTATTCTAAATCagcaaaatatttattcatttgctTTTGACTGCAGTTGCAAATAAAACTGTGTTCTCTTTCTCAGTAGTGATATCCTacttataaatcaaaacaaattaAGTCATAATGAAGCTATTCattgaaaaaagaatcaatacCTCACTTACTGATTTCTAAGGGGTCTCATTCTGCTTTGCAGAAGGATAAGCACATAATTTTTTAGTCAATACTTCAGACCCATTTTTAGAAATAGCAAACTTAATTGTTAATCAATCTGCTAGAAATAAACTAGCTTTATCTTGGTAACTGGAACATCTTGCAGATTTGAAATTCAAAACAAAACCAGAACTAATCAACTAGGTCAAGCAACCTTGGTGGGGAGAGAAATAAAGTTGTCATTTCAGTTCaaggacccttcatcagaactggaaatgTAAAAGAGGAAATGTGTTTACTTTGCCAAGCGGGGATGGATTAAAACAAAAATTGGATGCAGGCTAGTTATTtagataacaatttaaaaaaaaaaacagctatggaaacagaaacaaaaaaaatactaTAGAGAGAATTCCTTACTCAACACTGTTCCAAAAAAGAACTGTTCCTGAAATTGTTAAATTCAACACTGAGGATTCAGGCTCATTATAATATATGTACTCCTAAACTTACTTATTAagctgaatgcaaaaatgtatttTCTAACTAGTTAAAAGAATCATTATCAAACATGCTTGTAGCAGCTCTATTGGTCACTTCTGTCAAATGCAAGTATTGCTTTTGTGTTATTAGTTCAGGCAATATGTCATATTATTAGAAGAGCATTGTCAAAGAGTTTGAGAGTCATTGAGttgttcagcacagaaacaggctctttggcccatcatgtcaatGCTGACCTTTTGTCCACCTGCACCAACGCAATTTGCATGCATCAGTGCTGTATCCTTCTGTACTTTATCTATTCAAGAGCCTGTCTAAAAGCATCCTAAACATAGTGATTTTATctacctccaccacctccttgGCCAGCGAGTTACAGATATTAATCATTCACTGTGTGAAATAAATATCCCTTCCAATcccatttaaaatgtatttttctcaccttaaacctatgccctcttgctTTTGGTGCATGTTTACTCAAGAACTACATTTTACTTGATAACTTTTCAATCGAAATTTCCCTTCAAGTTTTCAATGACAATGGGATTACAAAAAATGTTTACAGTCAAGATTATTGAACAAAACTTGTACTTCTGCAAAGGGATCACTTTTGACATTCCATTATCTCAAAGCACACTCAAATTTAACTATTAATAGAATGTACAGCATCTAGATATGTAACCCACAATTTATGGGAGATTTTTATTAATCTATGTTACTGATATAATAATTTATCAACTCGGAACCACAATAGGAACATGACAAATGTTAAACTGTAAAACAGAGAAGCATTTTCTTTTCATACACAGCAAACGTATTTAATCTGCTAGTGTCATGATTGGCTAATATGGCAACAActcctttttttccacagagctGTCCTGATTGCTCACATTTAAAGTGTTTGCCTATTTTAGTTAAACATACACTGCTGAGGAGAAGCATTACACCATTTGAAACAAACTTTGGGTTTTAAATTcagtgaatgggagcagggtaaTTGAATGAAAGGACATCACAGATGAAGCTTATCCCATTTTCATCTGTCTTCTAATACAGGCCATCATTTGATATCGAACTAGTTCCACTTTTACAGATATCCATAAGTCGAGAAATACTACAAAACCGTTGATATGGTAACCACACCTCATGAATGGGATCAAAATCACATCAAAGATACAAGCTTTGGTGGCATTCTCCTACATCACCTGTTCAAACTTTGGACGTTCTGTTCTCTGTGACCCAGCTACTGATTATCATGGTGAAAAGAATGATGAATATGACGAAGAAGTAATTTGACAATGAGATTACCAGCTACATTTTCACTGAGGATCATACCGGAAGGTTTAGGCTTTGTTGGATTGAAAATAATTTGGATTCTGGGATTTGTTTTCCCAGTTTAACCAGTGCTACTCTAGACTTATTTGGATAGTGTCTGACTCATGTTTGAAACAATTACCAGAAAGATGACTCGCGCTTCATGCTTACTTTTTGCATGATGCCTTTCTCGTAGTAGTAACGCAATGAACGGCTCAGCTTGTCGTAGTTCATAGCAGGACggttcttctggattccccaacgCCGCGCCACCTAGGGTGTAAAGTGCACACATTTCAATAGCTGTGAAGTAATATTTCACACCAATGACCTTGTCTAATGACGTTCAAAATTCAAATCTCATTTAACTCAAGGATCCAGCTCAACATTTCTGATATCCTAACTTcaagaccaccaaagatctgtctgcactactgacaCAGCATCGGTTTCTAAATTATATTTATCATTTTTtgactttttaaatattatttctcttttttatatattatgaTACTTGTTCTTAATGTTTTATGTACCTGGaatgctgcagcaagtaagactttcattGAATTTGTACAATGTACTTATGTATAGGACAATAAACCATTCACTTCTTGATAAATATATGGGATACTTGTTATGGAATTGGATGCTCGGCTGAATTGATGAAAGAAAACATTGCACCAATCCTTATTTCTTCAAAAAGAAGAAGGGTTATGCAAATACAGATATCTCGAAAATTGGTGTCAGTGCCATTTCAAAACTGGCTAGGGAAGGAGGGAACAACCTTTCCACAGGCTAGTCTGGGCATGTTTCTTCGTCTGCTTAGTATAGTCTCAGATCGAAGTAACATACCAACAAtccgtttatatataaaaatataagcaAACACTGCTTCAAAGGTACTTTCACTGGGTTAAAAACCAGAGAAAACAGGATTGCTTTGACCAACAAGGCAATGAGAGGACATCCACGTAAAATAATCTGCCATACTACACACACAAATTCAAAATACTAATGTAGAAAGCActgcttttatttccttttacttTATACTAACTTCCATATAATTATTCCAAAGTTGTGAATATAGCATGCGAGAAAATATGTCATTTATGAGAACAAAGATATTACTTATACTAAAAATGAAGCAAGAGAAGGAATGGAAACACTTTCACAAAtcaaacattatttaaaaaaaaaaattcctgctcTATTTTACCAACAAAACTTACAGGAGTGCATTGTTTAGTCGAACATTATGTTACTTTATTGAAGATTCTACATTAATTTATTGCAAAGTTCCTCTTCCATCACAACTAAAAGTCAACTTTAAATTTTATTGCTCATATTTGTACCCTTCAAATGCTTTTCCCATTCTCAATCTGCCTCAATggtgtctcttttttttttcacaccataaaccacattaaccatgatacatactttttccttttcaaatatatacagtgccattttctccccccccccctccctcctcccatcccaccctccctacctccccccatttaaagtacaaaatgagCTATCTCCAACATTCACGTTAATAAAACCTTTTATATAGACTGGTTGAGGTAATAttgaaccagggcaggacttactCTGTTAATGATAAGAgttctaaaaaaatgttttagagCAGAAGGACCTCGGGGTACATATACatagctctttaaagatggcatcacaggtagacaaagTAGTGAAACGAGCAGTTGGGATGCTGGTCTTCATCAGTCGGGGCACTGAATACAAGTGTTGGGATGTCACATTGAAGTTAtacaagacgttggtgaggcacacttggaatattgtgtgcagttttggttgcccagctacaggaaggatattataaaAGTTGGAGAGGGTACAAAAGAGGTTTACATAGTTGAAAAATTAGGCCTGTTTTTTCTTGTGGGAGGTTGGAAGTTGAGAGAAGATCTCATTGtggcttataaaatcatgaggggcattgagAAGGTGAATAGTGACAGGCTTTCCTGGAGAAGAATTATCTAAGATGAAAGgtcaaggagggagggaagggaggggggaaaaaggagagaaaatgacactgtgtatattcaagagggaaatgtttgtgtgtattttggtcagtatggttcatagtgtgaaaaaatttttaaaaattaaaaaaggtcACATATATAAGGAGAGGGATGTGGGATTTAGAAGGaatttcaagtcaaatttattgtttaCTGAGAAAACAGTATTCTccggttctcggtgcaaaacacacagacacacaatcagatgtaatgcacatagagacaaacaatacacatgaagGACAAGGATTCAAATATAtgcataaataattaaatattgtttcatctAAATGAGAGTCTTGCATGGTTAATGTGAGtggttcctttgatcattcagtaTTCTTACTGCCTGATGATATAGTTCTTCAATTAGAGTCTAGTGGGCACGTTGAACGAGCTGCCAGACAATGTGGTTGAGGCAGGTCCGTTGGTATCCTTTGAGAAACATTTGGATAACTGCATGGACgtgaggggaatggaggggttAAGGCCTAGTTTGGGCAAGTTGGAGTAAAGCAAGAGGACAGGTTAGTTTGGCACGGAAAAGCTGGGTCCATGGGCCAGTTTCCCTGCTGGAAGATCCTATGGCTCGATAGGCTCTTTCATACTTACATCCTACGAAATTGTCTGTTTAGtgacctgggataggaatgggggtttggtttttcacatttgaccactcctaactgggacactaaatgctttcacacttgcaagaagCCATCCCCGAGGTTAGGAATGTTCtatcttctactggtgatgtcatgatgcattgagtgatgttggacttgccctaaatcctgatcaatgtattatgatcttatatttgaataaaattaataattcCTAATTACAACATAATTAaattttatgtacagcacagtatgagcccttcagcaccTGTTGTTGTTtgtcgacctatataaacctttataaggaaccgtgggaaagtgctagcaataaatagcgtgggaaagttggtagtgctttaGGGCACAATTTGTATAGCGTAgaaaagttagtagcactatcacgtacaatttataaataccatggagCAAAAGTGATGGCAGTCCTACCattccagaattccatgcagtgaGAAAAGGCTGTATGTCctgctgcatgcatggagcattcatagaggggctTCGTTGCCACACGGCATTCTGgaaagtcaggtccgccattgaTTTTTCCCCCACCGTCTTTATAAATTGTCCACTACTGTGCTACCAATTTCACCACGCTGTTTTAAAATTGTCCATTATTGCTAttttttgctatttatttcctctctctctctctttctctctctccacccctctccacacactgcaactttcccatggcaaagtttataccttcattttaatcttttcttccttcatgttcctgcactcttgcaaaaaacttgggttatttcaatcccacaatgtaaTTACCAGCTTCATATTTGCTTGAATGCAACgccagcgtctgcagacgccAAAgtttgtactaggggtcaaggccgtcaatccctggcatgaaatgacatcatctcacaccggtgttgagcagattttgctgtCACACtttccactttaaaggccgaatggtggttaattcctgggatcacttgcaagtgtgaaaggggcttaagactGATGAAATCAGAACGTTTTAAATGGAATCAACTGAATTACACCGATAAACAAACCATTAATTGATTTAGCTTTGGCACTTTTCAATTTTGTGACTGCCTCATTAGCTTTGGCTAATGGCTCAGTATCTCAATTCAAAatttataaatgaaaaaaaaatcaccattgttAATGTGCCTATTCTTAAACCTACATTTTCAGAACAGTTCTCTTCGCATTCAATTACATTTCTAAAGTAATGCGGAGAATGCTTGTGCTACCTACTCAAGGTGAGCCAGTCCTCCTTGTTCTCTTGCTCACTCTAGTAGGCCATTATATTAGAAATCTCCATATTCATGTgccctccattgcaggcaaaatcttcgctaggattctcctaaatagaataatacctagtgtcgccgaaaatgtcctcccagaatcacagtgcggctttcgcgcaaacagaggaactactgaaatggtctttgccctcagacagctccaggaaaagtgcagagaacaaaacaaaggactctacatcacctttgttgacctcaccaaagccttcgacaccgtgagcaggaaagggctttggcaaatactagagcgcctcggatgccccccaaagttcctcaatatggttatccaactgcacgaaaaccaacaaggtcgggtcagatacagcaatgagctctctgaacccttctccattaacaatggcatgaagcaaggctgcgttctcgcaccaaccctcttttcaatcttcttcagcatgatgctgaaacaagccacgaaagacctcaacaatgaagacgctgtttacatccggtaccacatggatggcagtctcttcaatctgaggcgcctgcaagctcacaccaagacacaagagaaacttgtccgtgaactactctttgcaga
The Narcine bancroftii isolate sNarBan1 chromosome 1, sNarBan1.hap1, whole genome shotgun sequence genome window above contains:
- the etv1 gene encoding ETS translocation variant 1 isoform X4: MKDDIKQEPGIYREGPTYQRRGSLQLWQFLVALLDDPANSHFIAWTGRGMEFKLIEPEEVARRWGIQKNRPAMNYDKLSRSLRYYYEKGIMQKVAGERYVYKFVCDPEALFSMAFPDNQRPVLKTDMERHINEEDTVPLSHFDENMTYIQDSGCCNPHPYNEAYVY